The window AAGCGAGCGAGGTTTTCCCATGACCCAACCCAGTAACGCCCCCCAGCCGGATTCCGCCGCGCTGACCGACATCTTCCGCCGGATGCTGCGGATCGAGCGCAACGACGACGCGATCCTCTCCACCATCCGCAAGGGGCGCCTGCAGATGCCCTACTACTCCGCGCGCGGGCAGGAGGTGATCCCGGCAACGATCTCCCACTTCCTCACCGACGAGGACCAGATCTGCACGATCTACCGCGGCATCCAGGACATGGTCGCCAAGGACATGCCGCTCAAACCCCTCTGGGCCGAGATCGCGGGCCGCATCGATGGCACCTGCAAGGGGAAGGGCGGCCCGATGCACCTCACCCACCCGCCGACGGGCGTGATGGTGACGACGGGCGTCGTGGGCTCCTCGATGCCGATTGCCAACGGCCTTGCCTGGGCGGCCAAGCTCGACGGTTCGCGGCGCGTGGTCATTGCCTATTTCGGCGATGGCGCCTCCAATATCGGGGCCTTCCACGAGTCGCTCAACCTGGCCTCGCTCTGGAAGCTGCCGGTCATCTTCGTGTGCCCCAACAATGGCTTTGCCGAACACACCCGCTTCGAGAACGGCACTTCGGTCGACCAAATCTCCAAGCGCGCGATCGGCTACGGCATGCCCGGCTTCACGGTCGACGGAAACGACCCCTGGGAGATGTACGCGCAAGTCTCCACCGCGATTGCGCGGGCGCGCGACGGAGAGGGGCCAACCCTGCTCGAATGCACGACCTTCCGCTTCCTCGGGCACGTCCTGGGCGATGACAACAAGTACATGGCCGAGGGCGAACTGGCCGCCGCGAAGGAGAAGGACCCGCTGCCCCTCTTCCGCCAGCGCCTGCTCGACGAAGGCCACGTGGACGAGGCGACGCTTGCCGCGATGCAGGCGAAGATCGAGGCGGAGGTGGCCGAGGCCCGTGACTTCGGCCTCGCCAGCGAACTTCCGTCGGTGGACGAGATCCGCCGCGATGTCTTTGCCCAGGAGATGATGGCATGAGCACGACGACAACCCGCGCGGCCACAAACAACACTGGCACGAGCAAGATGAACAGCCTCCAGGCCGTGAACGCGGCGCTGCATCAGGCCATGGCCGCCGACGACAAGGTGCTTGTGCTTGGCGAGGACATCGCCGACCCCGAAGGCGGCGGCGTGACCGGCGCGACGGCGGGCCTTTCGACAAAGTTCGGGGGCGAGCGCGTGCGCTCCACCCCGATCTCGGAGCAGGCCATCATCGGCGCGGCCATTGGCGCCGCGCTTGCCGGGTACAAGCCGGTGGCCGAGATCATGCTGATGAACTTCACCACGGTCGCGATGGACATGATCTTCAACCACGCGGCCAAGCTGCGCTTCATGTCGGGCGGGCAGACCTCGGTGCCGATCACCATTCGCACGCTGACGGGCGCGGGCTGGCAGACCGCGGGCCAGCACGCCGACCACCTCGAAGGCTGGTACGCGCACGCAGCCGGGATCAAGGTCGTCGCGCCGTCCAATCCGGTCGATTACAAGGGCCTGCTTCTGTCGTGCATTGACGATCCGGACCCGTGCATCTTCATCGAGAGCGCGGGCTCGCTGTTCGTGCCCGCCGAAGTCCCGGACGACCAGGGGCCGATCCCGCTCGGCAAGGCGCGCATCGTGCAGGAGGGTTCGGACCTTACCATTGTCACCTGGTCGAGCCAGACCGTGCGCGCACAGATGGCGCTCCCCGCGATGGCCGAGGCGGGCCTGTCGGTCGAACTCATCGACCTACGCACCATCTCGCCCTGGGACCGCGAAACCGTGCTCGCCTCGGTGCGCAAGACCGGGCGGCTCCTTGTCGCGCACGAGGCCGTGCGCGATTTCGGGCCCGGCGCGGAAATCGCCGCGACTGTTTCGGAAGAGCTGTTCGGCGTTCTCAAGGCCCCGGTTCGTCGCCTTGGCGCGCCCAAGTGCCCGGTGCCCTTCGCGAAGGTCCTGGAGGACGCCTATATCGTCCAGCCTGACCAGATGGTTGCCGCTGCGCAGACGCTGATGGGGTGAGAGAATAAGTTGATTCAAGGGGCCATTGCCCCTTGACCCCCAAATGGGCAACCTCACCTGTCTCGGCCACGGTGGCGCGCGTAAGGTGAGGTTGCCCGTTCGGAATTCCTTCGTGACTATCCCGCAGACGTCCGTTCCAGCACCGCATCGCCTGCGCTTTCGTTCCAGAACGCCGCGCTGCCACCCAGCGTGCGGTTCAGGAACGCGCGTTTCAGGAACAGGTGGACCGGATACTCGACGGTGAGGCCGATGCCGCCGTGGAACTGCACCGCCTCCTCGGCGACCTGCTTGTAGACCTCGCAGCAGTGGGCTTTCATTGCGCCGAGCGCGAGGGGAGCGGCCTCGCTACTGGCCTCATAAAGCGCGGTTGCGGTTTCCAGTGCGACCTTGAGGTCGGCGGCGCGATGCTTGAGCGCCTGGAACATCGCGAGCGGCCGGTCGAACTGCCGGCGGGTGCCGAGGTACTCGATCGCCATGGCCAGGACAGCTTCGGCTCCGCCCAGCGCATCGCCCGCAAGGCCAAGGCACAGAAGGCCGTCGAGCCGTTCGGTCAGGGCCGCGGCTTCGGCACCCGCCGCCAGCGGGATGCGCGGGGCATCGGGTGCGGGTTCGACGCTGAACAGGCGGCGCGAGCCATCCCAGGTGGGAAAGGGCGTGATCTTTGCGCCTGCAAGGCCGACCAGAGCCACCTCGTCGGCGCTGCGCACAAGGATTTGGCTTGCCGTATCGGCATCGGGCACGGCGCTAAGGCCGTCTCCGGCGATGGTGAGCGAGGTCGTGATCGCCGCGCCCGCCATGGCGTTTTCCAGCAGCTCCTCGCGACCGGGGACGTCCGGGGCCTGGACCAGGGCCTCAAGCGCGAGGAACTGGGCCAGAGCCGGCCCGGGCATGCGCGCGCGGCCCATTTCGGTGAAGATCACGGCCAGGTCGCGCCGTTCGAGGCCAAGGCCGCCGAGCGCTTCGGGCACGCCGGCCATGAACCAGCCCAGCTCGGCCATTTGTGCCCAGGAGCCTTCGGCGTCCTGCGCGGCCTGCCAGTCGGGAAAGACCTTGCGGGCGTTGTCTTCCAGTTCGCGGCGCAGGGCGCTCATGGCCTGGCCTCCGTGATCCAGTTCTTCGGTTCGCGGGGCATTCCCAGCATGCGCTCGGCAATGATGTTGCGCTGCACTTCGTCGCTCCCGCCCGCGATGGTCCAGGCATAGCTGTTCATGAAATCGGCCATCCAGTTTCCGCTGTTGAGATCGCCGAAGGTGATCGGCGCGTGCATCTGTCCGGCAAGGTCCGCCAGTTCGACGCCAAGGTTCGTCCAGGCGCGCAGGCAGCGCGAATAGGCGAGCTTGACGATGGAGGCATCGCCCACGCGTTCGTCCTCGTCCATGCGCTTCTGCAGGAAGCGGTCGGCCAGCGCGCAGACCGCATCGACCCGCGTCGCGAGCGCGCCAAGCTTGCGCAGGACACCGGCATCGCAGGTGCGCCCGGCGGCGTGGACCGCCTCGCTAAGCCGCAACATCGCGCCGCGCATGCGGTACGAGAGTTCCATCAGCGTCAGCCCGCGTTCGGAGGCGAGCGTGGCTTGCGCGACGGCCCAGCCTGCGCCTTCCTCGCCCACGCGCTGGGAGACCGGGATTTCGACCTCGTCGAGGAAGATCTCGGCGAATTCCTCGTCGCCCTGGATCTGGTGGATCGGGCGCACGCTGACACCCGGCAGGCGCATGTCCATCAGGAGGTAGGTGAGCCCTGCCTGCTTGGGTCCATCGGCTGAGGTGCGCACCAACAGCAGGCACATGTCGGCGTACTGGGCCATGGTCGACCAGACCTTCTGGCCCGAGACGACATAGACATCGCCGCGCCGCTCGGCCCGGCTGCGGATCGCGGCCAGATCGGACCCCGCGCCCGGTTCGGAAAAGCCCTGGCACCAGGTCTCACCCTCGAGGATGCGCGGCAGGTAGTGGCTGCGCTGCTGCGCGCTCGCGCATTCGGCCAGCGTTGCAAAGGCGTGGTAGGTCGACACGAACGAGAGGAGGAGGCGCGGCGTGTCGGCGCGCGCCAGCTCTTCGTAGATGATCTTCTGTTCGGCCAGCGACCGCCCGCCACCGGGCCATTCCCTCGGCCAGTGCGGCACGGCGTAACCCGCCCCCACCAGCTTGGCGAACCAGGAGCGCTGCGAAGCGACGAAGGCTTCGTGCGTGGAGGCCGTGCGCCAGTCCCGGGGCGCTTCGCGCGCGATCCAGTCGCGGATTTCGCGTCTCAGGGCGTCGTCTTCTTGCGTCATGGAGCAAGCTAGGCCCCATTGTGCGCGCGACCTTCAAGCTCGCCGCCGCGATATCGGGCGCACGATGCTACCGCGCGGGGGTGGGGCGGGTTAGGCCCCTGTGCATGGACTTTGACTGGACGCCCGACGAGCAGGCCTTCCGCGAGCGCCTGCGCGATCTTCTCGACACGACCCTGCCGGACGACTGGGAGCGCTTTGCGCAGCATGGCCCGGCCTCCCCGGACCTGACCCGCTATGCGCAGACCTTCTGTGGCAGGCTGGCCGAGGAAGACCTGCTCATCCCGCACTGGCCGGTCGAGATCGGCGGGCAGGGGCAGGACCCCTGGCACCAGACGATCCTGGCCGAGGAAATGTGGATCGCGGGCGAGCCGCGCGGCGGGCAGTACATGAACGTCAACTGGATCGGCCCGACGCTGATCCGCTACGGAACACCCGAGCAGCAGGCGCGCTATCTTCCGCCGATCGCGCAAGGAAAGGCGCTGTGGTGTCAGGGTTTTTCCGAACCGGGTTCCGGCTCCGACCTTGCTTCGCTGCGCACGCGCGCGGTGGCCGATGGCGGTGACTACGTGGTCAACGGGCAGAAGATCTGGACCAGCTATGCCGGACTTGCCGACACCTGCTTCCTCCTGTGCCGGACGAGCGAGGATCGAAAGCGGGGCATCACCATTCTGCTTGTGCCGATGGATACGCCCGGCATCACCGTGCGCCAGATCCCCTCGATCATTGGGGAGGGGGACATCCACGAGGTCTTCTTCGACGACATGCGCGTGCCCGCCAGCGCCCGGCTGGGCGAGGAAGGGCAGGCCTGGGAAATCATCGCCTATTCGCTGCGCAACGAGCGGCTGGGCATTCCACGTTATGCCCTCGCGCGAAGCGCGCTCGACCGTGCCGTGTCAATCCTGCAGGAACGGGGTGACTTCGTGCGCGAGGCGGTGCGGATCGAGGCGGCAGGTGCGGCTGCGCTGTGCGAGGCAGCCCGCCTCGCCAGCTACGCCATCGTCACCCGCCGCGCCGAAGGCGAGACGATCGGGCAGGAAAGTTCCTCGGCGCGCTACGCCACGGTCATGTGCGAGCGGCGGGTGTGCGAATTCATCGTCGAGCACCTGCCCGAGGCGCTGGCCGACGCGCACCCTTATCTCAAGATGCACCACCAGCGCGGCATCGTCGCGGGGATCGCGGCGGGCGCCGCCGAGATCCAGCTCAACATCATCGCCAGCGACGTGCTGGGCCTGCCACGGGAGGCGCGCTGATGCAGGTTGCCCTCAACGAGGACCAGCGCGCCATCCGTGACGCGCTTGATGCCCTGGCCCGCCCCTTCGAGGAGGCGCCGATGCACGAAGCGCCGTTGGTGGCCGCCAGCCCGGACTTTGCGCGGGCACTGGCCGAAAGCGGCTTTCTCGATGTTGCCTGCGACCCGGACTTGGGCACCGCGACGGCGGGCGTGGTGGTGGAACGCCTCGCCCGTCTGCCCTTCGCCGTGGAAGCGGCGACGCGCGCCTTCTTTGCGCCATTGCTGGAGGAGGGGTCCGGGCCGGTCTGTCTGGTCGAAGGGACACGCACGCCCCGACTCGTGCGCTTTCTGGAGCCGGGGGCCTGCGTGATCGTGCTGGAGGAGCAGGGTGTTACCTGTTTCACCGCAGGGGAAGGCCAGTTGCAGCCTGAGCCTGACAGTCTCTTCGCCTATCCCATGGCGAGCCTGCTGGAGATTCCCGAGGAGCGCACGGCGCTGCCGATCACGCCGAGCGAGGCGCGCACACGTGCCCGCGCGGCGCTGGCGGCCGAGGCGGCCGGACTGATGGCCGCCGCGCTTGCCAGCGTGTGCGCGCATCTCTCCGAGCGCACGCAGTTCGGGCGCAAGCTGGCGACCTTCCAGGCCTTGCGCCATCGCCTCGCCGAAGCGCAGGTGCGCACCAACGGGGCGTATTGGATGGCGATGAAGGCGGCGGCCACGCTTGATCCGGCCGATGCTGCGCTCGCGGCCTGGCACGCGCAGGAATCGGCGACTTCGACGGTCTACGACTTTCACCAGTTCCTTGGCGCCATGGGCATGACGCTCGAACATCCGCTGCACTTCTGGACCTACCGTCTGAAGGCCCTGATCGGGGAACTGGGCGGGCGCGGAGCAAGCGCGGCGGCGGCAGCGGATGCGCTCTGGGGGTGAGGGCGGCTCCCCGAACCCGTCGACCTCACCTTGCGCAGGCTGCCTTAGCTGAGAGAGGTGAGGTCGCCCATTCCGGGGTCAAGGGGCGATGGCCCCTTGAAATTGGACTTCTTACTCATGCCCGAACGCGGGCCGGGGCAGGCTGAACAGCGCGAGGCTGGCTGCAACCATGAGGACGAGGGTCGTGAGCAAAAACATGTCGTATCCCCCGGTCCGGTCGTAGACCGCCGAGGCCGCAAGCGGCCCGAGTGCCGTGCCGACGGAGAGAGCGACGAGCAGCCCTCCGTAAAGCGCACCGAAGGCCTTGAGGCCGAAGTGGCGCGTCGCGAGGTAGACGATCACGTCGACCTCGGCGCCCAGTGTCAGTCCGATCAGCACGGCGACGGGAACCGCGCCTTGCGCGCCCGCGCCCAGCAAAATGAGCCCGCTCGCGACGGGCAGGAGGAAGATCGCCGCTCCTACGTAGGCCGCGGGAAAGCGGTCGAGGAGGAGGCCGGTGCCGAGCCGTCCGGCGATGGAGAAAAGCCCGATCAGCGAGGCCAGTGCGGCGGCCCGTGCGGGGGGCAGTCCGGCATCGGTGAGGATGGGCACGAAATGGACGACCAGCGCCAGCACGGTGAAGGTGAAGAGCAGGCTCGCGACGAGGAGGCGCAGGTAGACAGGCGAGCGCAGGCCTTCGAGGAAGCTCACGCCTTCGGGGGCGGGCGTGCGGGAGGCGGGCGCATCGTCCTTTGCCGGGGGCGGCGTGCGTCCTGTGCGGAACAGGACGAGGATCACCGGCCAGGCCAGCGCCATCCAGGCGAGGCCCTGCCAGGCCATCGCGCTCTGCCAGCCGTAGGCGGCGATGAGACGCGCGCCCAGCCAGGGGAACAGCGCGGCGGCAACCGAGGCTCCGCACAAGGTGATCGCGAAGGCGAGGCCGCGCGAGCGGGCAAAGCGGCTGGCGACCGCGGCCGTCCAGACAGTTGCCTGCACCGGCAGCGTGGCCAGCGCCATCAGGGTCCACAGCGCGTACCATTGCCAGGCACTGCCGCTTGCGGTGCCGAGCAGGGTAAAGGCCGCGCAGGTGAGCGGAATGCCGATGATGCCCAGGATACGCGGGCCGACCTTGTCGACGAGCATGCCGATGGGCACCCCGAACACGGCCTGGATCAGTGTGGCGATGGTCATGCCGAAGGTCGTGGTCGCACGCGACCAGCCGAAGCTCTCGCTGATCGGCTCGATATAGACGCCAAGGCCATAGATATGAATGACGCTGGTGGCGTAGCCAAGGGCGGCGGCCAGCGGCACGCCCCAATGCGCCTTCCATTCCGCGCGGGCGGTCACAGGATGCACCTTCCGCTTCCTATTCGGCGGGAAGGCGGCCGTTCCTGGCCATCTCGAAACTCTGCCCCAGGTGCGCGCGGTAGCCATGGAGGCCGAGGTCGGCGTAGGTCGCCGGATCGGCGATTTCCTCCATGCGCGCGGCGACTTGCTCGATGGTCCAGTGGGGCTGGAAGACGCCGTGGGTCTCGAGCATGTCGATCTTGGCCATGCGCCCTCCGATCGCAACCAGCGCTTCACCCGAGAGTGCGCAGTCCTCGTGCGCCAGCCAGCCCACCATGGGCGCGACGAGTTCGGGGCCGAGCGGGGGATACTGCGAGGTGTCGAGCCCGTCGGCCATGCGCGTCATGGCGCCGGGCAGGATGAGATTGCTGCGGATACCGTGCTCCTCGCCCTCCAGCGCGATCACGTTGGAGAGGCCGATCATGCCCGACTTGGAGACCGCGTAGTTCACGCAGGCCTGGTTGCCATAGAAGCCGCCGATGGAGGAGGTAAGGACGACGCGTCCGTAGTTCTGCGCCTTCATGTGCGGGAAGGCCGCGCGCACGAGGTAGAACGCGCCCATCAGATGCACGTCGAGCACCGAGTGGAAGTCCTCGACCGCGATCTCGTCGAGCGCGCCGTAGCGCACGTTGCCCGCGTTGTGGATGAGGATGTCGACGCGCCCGAAGGCGTCGAGCGCGCTCTGGACGATGGCGCTCGCCCCTTCGCAAGTGGCGACGCTGTCGACAGAGGCGAGCGCCTCGCCGCCCGCCGCTTCGATCTCGCGCACGACCTGCTGCGCCGGGCCCTCGTCCTCCCCTTCGCCCAGGATCGCGCTGCCGTTGTCGTTGACGACGACTTTCGCGCCCCTGTTGGCGAGCAGGAGCGCATAGGCCCGTCCCAGGCCCCGCCCGGCGCCGCTGATCACGGCCACGCGGCCATCGAAGCGCAATTCGTCCATCGTCCTCTCCTTCTGACCCGCATTGGCTAGGCTCCGCTCGCGGTGTGGCGCAACGCGGCTCACGAGCTTTCGCCGGGGCGATGAAAGGGAGGCAACCTTGTGGGTGGCTGGAGGTCGGGCGCAAGAATCCGGCCATGGCACACGAACCCCAGATCGCGCCCGCAGCCGACCTTGCAAAGTCGGTCCTTGTCCCCGCCGAGGCCTATGTCTCGCCCGAGTATGCCCGCGCCGAGCAGGATCGCTTGTGGCGCAAGGTCTGGCTCCAGGCGGGGCGGGTCGAGGACCTGGTCGCGACCGGTGATTTCATCACGTATGACATCGGCCCGGATTCGGTGGTTATCGTGCGCACGGGTCCTGACAGCCTGAGGGCGCACCACAACGTCTGCCCCCATCGCGGGCGGCGGCTGGTCGACACGCCGCCGGGCGCGCGCAATGCGCAAGGGCAGGCGCGCGGGTTCATCTGCGGCTACCACGGCTGGAGCTTCGGCCTTGATGGTGCGAACACCCACGTGCCGCAGGAGGACGACTGGCAAGGGGCCTTGTGCAACGGGCGCGCCGATCTGACGCCGGTGCGCGTGGATACCTGGGGTGGGTGGATCTGGATCAGCCTCGATCCCGAGGGGGAGAGTCTGGAAGCCTATCTTGGCGTGCTCCCGGAGATGCTCGATCCCTATCGCCTGCAGGACATGCGCGCGCGCTGGCGCAAGTGGATCGTGTTCGAGTGCAACTGGAAGGTGGCGATGGAGGCCTTCTGCGAGACCTACCATGTCGCCACGACCCACCCCGAGTTCAACGCCTTCGGCCAGTTCCGGGGCTGGGCGCGCCAGGAGGGGCTCCATTCGCACATTGGCTATGAGACGGCGAAGGATAGGGAGGAGGACGCGGGCAAGTTGCGCGTGGGGACCGGCGATGCCCGGCTCTCGACCGCCGAGATGCAGCGCTTCACCTGGGAGAATGCGAATACCAACACGACCATGACGATGGTGCGCGCGGCCGAACGGCTGGCGCAGGAACTGCCCGAAGGAACTCCGCCAGCACAGGTTTCCGCCCACTGGATCGCGGCCTCGCGCCGGGACGATGCCGCGCGCGGGGTCGACTGGCCGGTGGTCGCCCCCGCACACACGGCGAAGGCGGGGACGGCCTGGCAGGTTTTTCCCAACTTCCAGATCGGGCAGGCGGTGAACAACATGCTGTGCTACGCCGCGCGCCCCTATGGAAGCGACCCGGACAGATGCATCTTCGAGGCGGCGGTCTACGAGCTCTACCCGGAAGGGGAGGCGCCCGAGACAGCGTGGACCTACACCGAGCCGCACGAATGGCCGCCGGTGTTGCAACAGGATTTCGGCAACATGGCGGCCGTCCAGCAGGGCATGAAGAGCGCGGGGTTTCGCGGTGCCCAACCCAATCCCTACATGGAGCGCGCGGTGGCCAGCCTGCACACGAACCTCGCCCGCTACATGCAGGCGGGGATGCCCGAGGCGCAGGACTGACCGAAGCCGTTGGCTGCGCGGGGAAGACAGGTAAGAGAAGCAGTCACTTCAAGGGGCCATCGCCCCTTGACCCCAGAATGGGCAACCTCACCATTCTCTACCCAAGTTGCGGGTGAGAAGTGAGGTCTCCAGTTCGGGCAGCCCGAGGGCGATGGCCCTCGGAACTATCTTCCTCTTTACCTTGCCTCAGGCGAAGGGCTCTTCGCCCTCCAGCTTGGTGCGCACCATCAGGCGGCCGCTGGTCACATCGTACCACTCGGCGCGGTGCATGGTGCCGGTATTGTCCCAGATGACGAGGTCGCCCTCGGACCATTCGTGGCTGTAGGTGAATTCCTCGCGGGTGGCCCATTCGCGCAGTTCGTTGAGGAGCAGGCGCCCTTCCATCACGTCCATGTCGACCACGGTGTGCGCGGTGTTGCCGATCACCAGCGACTTGCGGCCGGACTTGTGCGTCCAGACCAGCGGCAGGGTGTTGTCGCCGATTGCCTGCATGCCCTTGAGCATCGCGACGGGCGGTTCGGGGTTGTAGAAGAACAGCGTCGCCCAGGCACCGTGGCGCACCTTGAGGTCTTCGATCCGGTCCTTCTCCTCCTGCGGCAACGCGTCGTAGGCGGCGTAAGTGTTGGAAAACCCGGTGTTGCCCGTGCCCTTGGGCGAGGGTTTCTTGCACGAGAGGATCGAGGCGAGGATTGGCACCTCCTGCATGGTCCCGTCGATGTGCCAGTAGAGCGAGCCCTTGAGGTACTCCGCGGTCGGCCCGGCGATGGCGGGGTCGATGCTGATCTTGGTGACCTCTTCCTCATCGCCCTTGCGCTCGGGCGCGTAGGTGCCGAGCGTCTTGGTGAAGGCGATCTGCTCCTCGTTGGTGAAACCGATCTTCGGGAAGACGAGTACGCCGCGGTCTTCCAGCAGGTCGCGCAGTGCATCGCCGAGCGACCCGGAAAGAAGTTCTTCCTTGGAATTCAGGACGTAGGCGCCGATCTTGTCCTTGATGGTCTCGTGCGTGAGCGTCGTCTGGGTCTCGACGGCCATGGCAAATCCTCCCTTGTTCTGGGGCTGAATATAGTTCGCCCGGGCGCGTGGATGAAGCACGCCCCGGCGATATCGGGTGGCAGGGCCGGGGTGCGTGTCAGGCCGAGCCCATGTAGCGACCACCGTTCACGCTGATCGTCTGGCCGGTCACGTAGCTCGCGCCCTCGCTGGCCAGGAACACGCAGGCCGCCGCGATCTCGTCAGGCTGGCCCACGCGCTTCATCGGCAGGGTCTGCGAAAAGGTGTCGATGTCGACCGGGGCGGCGCGCAGCGCCGGGGTGTCGACGAAGCCGGGCGGCACCATGTTGAAGGTGACGCCGCTCGCGGCAAATTCCAGCGCGAGGGCCTTGGTCATGCCCAGCACACCGCCCTTGGAGGTGACGTAGTGGACCTGTGCGAAGGAGCCGCTCTGCACCGAGGAGGAGGTGATGTTGACCACACGCCCCCAGCCTGCTTCCAGCATCGCGGGCAGCATCTCGCGGATGCACAGGTGCGGGCCCTTGAGGTTGATGTCCATGATCTGGTCCCACTGCGCGTCGGTGATCTGGGCGTAGGGCACGAAGGGCGCGATCCCGGCGTTGTTCACCAGGATCTGGATCTCCCCGAAGGCGTCGCGCGTGGCCTTGGCGGCCGCGGCGATCTCGGTCGCATCGGCGCAGTTGGCGGTGCAGGCGATCGCCGTGCCGCCCGCCTGCGTGATCGCCTCGACCGTCTGGGCCACGCCCTCGCCGTTGAGGTCCCAGGCACCCACCTGTGCGCCCTCGCGGGCAAAGCGCTGGGCGATCGCGCGGCCAATTCCCGAGCCCGCGCCGGTGACGACGGCGACCTTGCCTTCAAGCTGCATTCTCTTCCTCCGGGTCTGCTTTTGGCCGGGACATAGCGCGAAGCGCGCGCGAGGCCTGCGCATCGCCTTGCGGTATCACCCGCGCGATGAGTGGCATCGCCCTGCGCCTTGCCGGTTGCCTTCGCGTGCGCGCCTGCCTTGACTGCGCGCAACAAGGAGGTGGAGTGAAATGACGCGCCGCGAGATCGAAGGCTGGAGCCTGCGCTGGGACGAGGAGCGCGCGCAGGCTGCGCGCCGCGAGGGATGGTGGCGCGACGAGACGCTTGCCGATCTCGTGCCGCGCCTCGCTGCCGCCGAGCCGGACCGGCTGATGCTGGTGGAGGGTGAGGTGCGGCTGAGCGCGGGCGAACTGCACGAACGCGCGCTGCGCCTGGGCACCTGGCTGGGCGAGCGCGTCGCGCCGGGCGGTGTCGTCTCCTTCATGCTGCCCAACTGGCACGAGGCCGCGACGATCTACCTTGCCGCGACTTACGCCGGGCTTGTCGCGAACCCGATCCTGCCCTCGCTGCGCACGCGCGACACCGCCTTCATCCTGCGCGACTGCAAGAGCCGCGTGGTCTTCGTGCCCGAGACATTCCGCCGTTTCGACTACGCCGCGATGCTGACCAGCATTGCCGCCGAGATGGAGCACGGCCCCGAGATCGTCGTCGTGCGCGGCACAGGGCCGGTCGCGGGCACGCAGGACTATGCGGCGATCCTGGAGGCGAGCGCGCCCCGTACCATCCGTCACCCCGATCCCGACGCGGTGCGCATGGTGATGTACACCTCGGGCACGACCGGGCGGCCCAAGGGTGTGCTGCATACCCACAACTCGCTCGGCGCACTGCTGCACCAGATCGGCGCCTACTGGCACGTTGCGCCGGGGGACCGTTTCCTCGTTGCCTCGCCGATCAGCCATATCGGCGGCTCGATCTACGCCTTCGAGGGGCCGGTGCTGCTGGGCAGCGTGGCCGTGCTGCTCGACCAGTGGAACGCGCAGGAGGGGCTGCACCTCATGCAGGCGGAAAGGATCACCCATATGGCGGGCGCGACCCCGTTCCTCGAACAGATCCTGCGCGCGGCGCAGGCGCAGGGAGACCATCTGGACGCGCTCAAGGTCTTCATCTGCGGAGGAGCCTCGGTGCCGCCCGCGCTGATCGAGGAGGCGAGCGCCTGGTTCACGAGCGCCCGCGTCAGCCGGGTCTACGGCAGCACCGAGGTGCCGGTCACGACGGTCGGATCTCTGGATGAAAAGGGCATGCCCGAGGCCGCGCAGACCGACGGCAAGGCGGGAATAGCGCAGGTCATCCTGGCTCCCGACGGCGAGATCCGCGCGCGCGGCCCCCAGATGCTGGCGGGCTATATCCGGCAGGAAGACGAGGAGGGCGCGTTCGATGCCGCAGGCTTCTACCGCAGCGGCGATCAGGGCGCGCTTGATGCAGGTGGCTTTCTCACCGTCACCGGACGGATCAAGGACCTCATCATCCGCAACGGGGAGAACAT is drawn from Novosphingobium decolorationis and contains these coding sequences:
- a CDS encoding AMP-binding protein produces the protein MTRREIEGWSLRWDEERAQAARREGWWRDETLADLVPRLAAAEPDRLMLVEGEVRLSAGELHERALRLGTWLGERVAPGGVVSFMLPNWHEAATIYLAATYAGLVANPILPSLRTRDTAFILRDCKSRVVFVPETFRRFDYAAMLTSIAAEMEHGPEIVVVRGTGPVAGTQDYAAILEASAPRTIRHPDPDAVRMVMYTSGTTGRPKGVLHTHNSLGALLHQIGAYWHVAPGDRFLVASPISHIGGSIYAFEGPVLLGSVAVLLDQWNAQEGLHLMQAERITHMAGATPFLEQILRAAQAQGDHLDALKVFICGGASVPPALIEEASAWFTSARVSRVYGSTEVPVTTVGSLDEKGMPEAAQTDGKAGIAQVILAPDGEIRARGPQMLAGYIRQEDEEGAFDAAGFYRSGDQGALDAGGFLTVTGRIKDLIIRNGENIAPKEIEDLLSGHPAIADIAIVGLPDPRTGERACAVIVPSDGAIPDVPMLADYLSAAGVTRFKYPEQVVLREALPRNEAGKVLKHVLRAELAEMAV